Genomic window (Croceicoccus sp. Ery15):
GGGCGGAATTGTCCGACGTGCCCGTCGTCGATCTGGCCCGCCGGTTCGAGGATGCAGGCGTTGCCAGCCTGCTGTTCACCGATATCGGCCGAGACGGCATGCTGAAAGGCTGCAACATCGACGCCACCGTCGATCTTGCCCGTGCGACCGACATGCCCGTGATCGCCAGCGGCGGGGTAAAGGGGCTGGACGATATCCATATCCTGTCAATGCATGCGAATGACGGGATAGAGGGCGTGATTACGGGCCGCGCGATTTATGACGGGCGGCTCGATCTTGCCGCTGCGCTCGCCATGGCTGCGCGGGCGGAGGGTTGATCGCATGACCGTCCGCATCCGCGTCATCCCCTGCCTCGACGTGGCCGAGGGCCGCGTGGTCAAGGGCGTGAATTTCGTCGATCTGGTCGACGCGGGCGATCCGGTCGAACAGGCGCGTGCCTATGATGCGGCGGGTGCCGACGAACTGTGTTTCCTCGACATTTCCGCTACCCACGAAGGGCGCGGCACTCTGGTCGATATCGTCCGGCATACGGCAGAGGTGTGCTTCATGCCGTTAACTGTGGGTGGCGGGGTGCGTTCGGTGGACGATGCCCGCACGTTGCTGCTGGCAGGCGCGGACAAGGTCGCGGTCAATTCCGCCGCCGTGGCGCGGCCCGAAGTGGTGGCCGACATCGCCGATCGTTTCGGCGCGCAATGCGTGGTCGCCTCGATCGATGCGCGGCGCGTTGCCGGAGAGGACCGCTGGGAAATTTTCACCCATGGTGGGCGCAAGCCGACCGGCATCGATGCGGTCGAGCATGCGGTCAGGCTGGCAGGCCTTGGCGCGGGCGAGTTGCTCGTCACATCGATGGATGGCGACGGGACCAAGGCAGGCTATGATCTTGCGCTTACCCGCGCCATTGCCGATGCGGTTTCGGTGCCTGTCGTCGCCAGCGGGGGTGTCGGCACGCTTGACCATCTTGTCGAAGGCGTCACGAAAGGCCATGCCAGTGCCGTGCTCGCCGCGTCGATCTTTCATTTCGGCACGTATTCGATTGCCGAGGCCCATGCCGCCTTGCGCGCCGCGGGACTGCCCGCCCGAGCATGACGGG
Coding sequences:
- the hisF gene encoding imidazole glycerol phosphate synthase subunit HisF — protein: MTVRIRVIPCLDVAEGRVVKGVNFVDLVDAGDPVEQARAYDAAGADELCFLDISATHEGRGTLVDIVRHTAEVCFMPLTVGGGVRSVDDARTLLLAGADKVAVNSAAVARPEVVADIADRFGAQCVVASIDARRVAGEDRWEIFTHGGRKPTGIDAVEHAVRLAGLGAGELLVTSMDGDGTKAGYDLALTRAIADAVSVPVVASGGVGTLDHLVEGVTKGHASAVLAASIFHFGTYSIAEAHAALRAAGLPARA